GGCTTCCCTAACTTTCCACGTTTTGTGGTAACTAATATTACACCATTTGCAGCCCTATTACCGTAAATGGCTGCCGATGCATCTTTTAATACTGTGATGCTTGCAATATCATTAGGGTCTAATCTTTCCAAACCTCCTAATTGACCAGGTACTCCATCTACGACAACAAGTACATCATTATTACCAGTTGTCGCTAAACCTCGAATGCTGATGCTTGAACCATCATATCCAGGCTCACCTGAGCGATTATCTACTATGATTCCAGAAAAACGCCCTGCAAGGGAATTGGATAAGTTGGCTTGAGGGCTTTTTACTAAATCCGCACCTTTAACTTCTGATATAGACCCTGTTAAGGTTGCGCGTTTTTGCGTACCATAACCCACTACCACAACATCATTTAGAGAACTAGCCTGAGCACTTTTTAATACAACTCTTAAGCTATTTCTATTGTTAACAGCAATAGTTTGACTTTCAAAGCCTATTGAAGAAAATATTAATGATGAGGAAGGGGTAACTGATATTTCAAATTTACCATTCGTATCTGTAATTGTTCCTGTTTTACTGCCCGCAATAGTTATAGTAACATTTGACAGAGGTGTTCCTTGATTATCCACCACTTCTCCTTTAAAAAGTGTCTTGTTTTGGGCAAGAGCCGGAATAGAAACTAATAATGACATCAAGAGAAAGGAAAATAAAATCACTAGATTCTTTTTAGTACTCTTTTTTTCCGAATGCAGAAAAATAAAACTGTTATTCATATGACAGATATTTTTAAAGTTTGAAGACTATTTTTTTCATTAAACTTATATGCCGAAAAGAGCGCCTTACACCCCCACCGTTGTTTTTTTTGTGTTTGCATTTGATTTTTTTTAATTTTTAATTGTCATTTTAATTAAACATTTTCATTCAATGCTAGCAGGTGTTATTTAATAATGTATTTATAACAATTAAAAAAATTAACACTCACATACAATTGTTAGTGCAAATTAACAATCAAATTTTTGTTAAGGCAGGGGTAAAACGGTACAAAAAGGGGTCTTTTTAATATTGGGTATTCTTGTAAGTTTACTCCACTCAATGTTCGAAACACTCAATATCCAGGATTCTGCGCTATCACAGCATCCTTATTCAATTGTATCTCACTCAAAGGAATAGGTAATAGTAAATTTGTTTTTGTAAGTCCGTTAATCGGATGTTGTGCATCATTACTATTTAACCGTATTGCTCTATCAACCAAGGTACCAGTGCGCATAAGTGTTTCTCTTCTGTTTTCTTCCCCTAGGAGTTCTCGCGCTCTCTCGTCCAAAATAAAATTCATTGTAATATCAGAAGCAGAAACCTCACCTTCAGTTGGATAATTTGCAAAAGCTCTTTGACGTAAAACATTTATGCTATTAGCAGCATCTTGCAGTTTCCCTTGATCAAACTGCGCTTCCGCCTGAAGCAAATATGTTTCTCCTAATCTCATTAAAATAAAATCTTTAATCATTGCATAACCAAAAACATCATTTGGATCGAACTGACCCCATTTAGTTGTGCAAGGACAAATTTTATACAAGGTATCAGGACCAGTATAAGGAACTTGCTGACCAAAGTTTGGACTTGTAGGATCGTTATAATAATATTTCCTACGAATATTGTATTGAGAATTTCTAATATCTCCTGGCTGATACAAATCGTAAAGCACCCAATTACTCAAACGTAATCTAGCAATGCCTCTACCACCCAAAGAATCACAAATAACCATTCCCTTAATGCCATAATAAGCTGAGGTCCATACACGTCTTTGCTGTGGATTATCCGTTATACCACCAACAACTGTACTAGGATTTTCCTCTTCCAAAACCCATATGGCTTCGGTATTCCCTTGTACCCTTCTTTCATTTCCATAATGAAACATATCAGAATAATAATCGCCGGGCAGATTAGAAACTACTCCATATCGATGGTTAATTAAACTAAACCTACCGCTATTGATGATGGCTTGCGTTTCGATCTCAGCAGAATCAGGTTTGCCAATTCGTAAATAAGCTGTTGCTAAAAGCTGCATCGCCATATATTTATTGGCACGACCATACAACTTACCCTTTGAGTTTGAAGGCATGCTCTCAATATCAGGTAAATGACTAGCTGCAAAATTAAGGTCTGACGTTATAAAACTATTTATTTCATCCAATGGTGTTCTGATAAAATTTGTTTGAGGGCTTGTTATTGCGTGCTGAACCAAAGGAACACTCCCAAAAAGTGTCGCCAACTCATTATAAGCATAAGCCCTAAAAAATTTGGCTTCGGCTTCTACAGAATTTTTATCAGACTGAGAAATACTATTAAGGCTGGGATCTTCAACATTGTCAATAATAATATTGGTAAGGTTTACCATTTGATAATTGAGTGCCCAAATATGATTCGCAGCACCATCGGTAGAAGTTAAGGTCGCATAATTATAATAAGGGATTTCAACTCCTTGTTGACTTGCTGTAGCATTGGCGATATCGGTACCGACTGCCCAAACACTTGGCCAGCCTTGTTGCGATGACCAAGAGAAATAGTTACTTAATTGATTATACAAGCCTACTAATGCTGCATCGAACCCCAAGGAATCGGTGAGCGTAACAGGCGTATAAGCAGAATATGGCGTCTCATTTAGATAGCTTTTTTTACAAGAAAAGCTTGTAATACAAATAAGCGCCAATATAAAAACAGATATGTACTTTTTCATTTCAAATATTTTTAGAATGATTATTTCAATGATATATTTATGCCAAAGACATAAGAACGCGTTAGTGGGTAATTATTCGTCCAATCGCCTGAGCCTCTAGAAGAATAATTATCTTCCGGATCCCAGCCAATCCACTTTGTATCAGTATAAAGATTTTTGCCTGAAGCGTAAATTGTCAATCCGGCTAAGCCTAAATGATCAACAATTTTTTGAGAGAAAACATAGCT
The Arachidicoccus soli DNA segment above includes these coding regions:
- a CDS encoding RagB/SusD family nutrient uptake outer membrane protein; protein product: MKKYISVFILALICITSFSCKKSYLNETPYSAYTPVTLTDSLGFDAALVGLYNQLSNYFSWSSQQGWPSVWAVGTDIANATASQQGVEIPYYNYATLTSTDGAANHIWALNYQMVNLTNIIIDNVEDPSLNSISQSDKNSVEAEAKFFRAYAYNELATLFGSVPLVQHAITSPQTNFIRTPLDEINSFITSDLNFAASHLPDIESMPSNSKGKLYGRANKYMAMQLLATAYLRIGKPDSAEIETQAIINSGRFSLINHRYGVVSNLPGDYYSDMFHYGNERRVQGNTEAIWVLEEENPSTVVGGITDNPQQRRVWTSAYYGIKGMVICDSLGGRGIARLRLSNWVLYDLYQPGDIRNSQYNIRRKYYYNDPTSPNFGQQVPYTGPDTLYKICPCTTKWGQFDPNDVFGYAMIKDFILMRLGETYLLQAEAQFDQGKLQDAANSINVLRQRAFANYPTEGEVSASDITMNFILDERARELLGEENRRETLMRTGTLVDRAIRLNSNDAQHPINGLTKTNLLLPIPLSEIQLNKDAVIAQNPGY